ggcttcacagtgcagaggtaccgggttcgattccagctccggcctccctgtgtggagtttgcatgttctccccgggcctgcgtgggttttctccgggtgctccggtttcctcccacattccaaaaacatgcgtggcaggctgattgaacactctaaattgtccctaggtgtgagtgtgagcgtggatggttgttcgtctatgtgtgcccggcgattggctggcaaccgattcagggtgtcccccgcctgctgcccggagacggctgggataggctccagcaccccccgcgaccctagtgaggatcaagcggttcggaagatgaatgaatgaatgaatgaaaataacttGGGTTACAGTTTGAGCCACAATTTCAACATCTCAGTCATAGGTAAAAATATCAGTAGATGTACCGATTATACTTTTGGCTTTCGCATGGCCTGCAGACGGTTTGAGTGATCCAACTTGCATGTGACTTGTGGAATattcccaatgtttttttttttccaagtgggtAACTTCGGACTAAAAAAGAGCATTTCAACCGAAATATTATTTGTtcaaataagtcaagtcaagtcaagtcaacagtatttatagagcactttcaaacagccatcgctgcatacaaagtgcagtacatggagcaatttaacatgcacaataaacagtaagacaaatcggtaggcggtagaaagcaccaaacagtaaaatcaagaacaaatctacgaTAAATTTATAAATGTATCTACAAATAAACATAAAGCTTTCATGCACTctctaacctgataacatgataaggtaTCCACTGTAGtatccactgtagtgaccgccgtccctgaaagtTATAGTTGGCATAAGGAGGAACACAATGACTTTAATTGattattccatttcatttcaagtcaaatttTAGGAAACAGAGACAGCCCATATCTTACCAGCGCACCGACTTATGATACATACGAGGACAAAGAGCGCACCATACAAATCAATAATATCGAATAAATGTTCAAATGCATTTCCATAGGACTGCCTCATTTGAACTTTTGACCCCAACCTCCCCTGCCCGGCTCCACCTACAGGTGGAGGAGAACCGCTGCAGCCGTGTGCAGCGTGTAGCGGAGCAGGCGGCCAGCTCCATCTACATGGATTCTCGCAGCATCACGCTGAAGGCAACTCTGGGGCCGGGCTGCTACGTGGTGCTGCCCACCACCTACTTGCCGGGGGCCCGCGGCCGCTTCCTCGTGCGCCTCTTCTCGCATTCGCATGTCCAACTCAGGTGCAAGCATTTTGCACACTTTTTGCGTTTAGCGTGCAGTAGAGGGAGGAagggcacatactgtatgttttgtggTGGTTTCGAGCTTTTCGTTTCTCGCAAGTCCCATGttgctgtgggaaaaaaaaagtaacgttGACTCAACTTGAGTCACATGACACAAGTCATGTGACTCCTTCAACCTCTGCCATTTCTACGAATGACTTTTTGTCCTCTAGGGAACTGAAGGACGACTTGCCATCTCCCTCCTTGTTCCAGTGCTTTTTACCTCATCCCACCGTGGTGACCACAGTCCATCTACGCAATGCGACAGGACTCTGCCGTCCTGAACAGACGGGTGGCTCCTCTCTCTTTTCTAATTCGAcctatacagtggtgccttgagatacgtgtGACTCGAaacggaacacacacacacgtaagtgATACGAACGGTGGAGCAACATGTAGATGGATAATACTCACAGTCAtggattctttatcctctgtgaagaacgaCTTATGTTACTGCTTAAGAGCTGGAACTTCTCCTTTCTTCAGGTATTGCCTTGCATATGACACATTACTTATTTTTTCAGAAAGCTAGAACAATAATTCATGAAATTTCCGTCAAAGGTGGAAAGACAATGTTAGTGTTTTGGTCtttgaacaaattaaacttgtatcCAAAGGTACCACTGGACATGTTTGTGATGTTTAGCTCCTAACGTGCACGATAACCTTGACGTcaagttcacttgtaagcgcaTTTTAGGTTTAGGTTTCGAGTGATCTGCCTTTGTTGTCAATATGGTGTTATGACGGACAGCTCCAGATGTTTACGCCATCATCCGTTGCGAGGGTGCCACCGTTAGGTCCCAGCTGTTTAAAGCTGAAGGAAATCCACAATTCCAGCTGAGAGCCATCTTTTACAGGAGATATCCGGATGCACACATATCAGTCGAGGTTTGCCATCTTCCAGTGAGGTCACACATTTGACACGTGTGAGTTTGTTTGATTCCCGTGTGTTGTGTGCAGCTATGGAGCAGCGGCCTGCTGTGGGACGCCATTTTGGGCCACGCCCGACTCCACACGACGCCCACCGACCAGAGTCGAGACCATTCGATGGAGCTACGGGGCGGGCCTACGGGTTCGGGAGGTCGCGTCTGTGTGGAGACGTCGTCGAGTGTCCACCTGACGGACCTGTAGCAGccagttgccatggaaacaaaaaCTGCGCCCATCCCCTGGAGCTTGATTCCAAAATGGGAACCGTCAAACGCCAAATGCATGATGTTGCTGTACTTTGTTTGCATTgcaaagaagtttttttttttccatgtgtcaTTTCGCAATCTAAAAAAGatctccaaataaataaatacataaataaatatatagcaAATGACCTCATCAAGGACGTTTCTATGTTCTTGTCCATTATTTTGACAGAATAGGTGGATGTTTTGCCGTGCTTTAGtgtctttttgtgttcattCCCCCAATCAGTGACTCCATCTAAGAATTTTTGCCATTGGAAATGTAACACTAGCACATTTAACACTGTAGGTCCACATTTAGACCTGGGACAACAGAGAAGTAAAATAACTAATAGGTCCCAATTTGGACATTTCCATTTAGAGGTGCTCTCATTTTTCTTGCCagcagtgtcatttttttcaatgttgtcCCGTGAAAAGGTACAGACTCATTTGTGCTTCACTATTGACATTTACATACTGTCCTTTGCTTTACTTTTAGCAAAATTTTAGGCAAGAGGTGTTGTTCTAATGCACCACCACACTTTGGCAGTAACTCACCGCGTAACACACTACAGTACATTACGGTATTTGAATCCCGAGCGGATTTTCTGGTCAAACCTATTTCCCAAATGTGCTTTGTTCGTGATCAATACTCATAATTATATTTCATTACCATAAACTAGGTGCcgatttatttgaaaatgtcctGTCGAATATAATGGCAGCGTGTGCGTTATATTTAGACGACCAAAGTTtaaatttaaagtttttttttgtttgttgctattttactttttaatttttagtttGGCATCTTGTTGGTTGGGAGAAAGCTTAACTTaacccataataataataataataataataataataataataataattctatcGAGAGCAATTAATTCTTCGAACACCTGACAGCGCGCGAACCGCCCTCGCTGACGTCATTAGTTGACATTCAGCCAGGACGATATGCGGTGGAGATTGGATAAAGCGGTCATCTCCGGAGTTGCACACCAACCCTGCAGCAGGTCGAAAGTGCCGGTTCGGGTAGGAAATACCTTTCGCGTACGCGCTGGACGTAAAAACGGcgcttgttttatgtttgggCGACAAACTGAAACACTGTTGGTGCTTAAGTGGGGTGTGGTACGCTGAAACTTTCTATTGTCGTGCGAGGCTGTGTTGTTTTGAACCGTGTTCAGGGAGAGTAAAGAGAGTAAAACCTGTTTTGTATTGCTCGTTTGACTCCAATGCAGATTTCCTTGCTTCTGAACACAAACGATTCGCTTATTTGAATGGCTTTCTTAAATATAGCTCAAAAAAAGATATTGTCGTAGCCGCAGCTACTTGTTCGGGTGTTAATGTAGTGTGTGTGGGAATAACGTGCCTCAATCTACAAGTGGGCTACGGTAACCCGGGTGAACACTCCAGTACCCAAACAGGATGGGTTCTTACCTGAGCTGGGAATGTGGTCCGACCGCTTCCACGGTTCATAATCTGGAACCGCATCCGTCTCTGACTTGTATTAAAGTTACAACAGGCATCTGTGATAATGTCTTAAACGTGTTAAAACGGCAGCAACAACTGACTAAATCGTGCGCACGTCTCAGGAAGaagtaaacaaaacacaaagatgGGATGGTTTGCTGGAACTGCGGTTTGTGTTGAGTCACCCAGCCCACATCAACTGTTGCATCATCCTATAAACGTAGTGGTGAACCGCGTATTTAGTCCTTCGGCCTTCAGTGAGGACCTATTAAATGTCGGACTTGGCCACAACAACTTTTACTCCCGCCAACCAGTCAGAGGATGGAAGACGGTTGACATCGTGTAACGCTCGCTAACTGGGCCTCTGAGGTTTGAAATCTGGTTGGTCACAAATCACATTGACTCAACGTGTCAATTCGACGCCTCTTTGAGCTCACGTgaaggctgaaatctgattggattaaaaaaatgaataaatccaaCATCCATGTGCTGTATGCTAAAAGAAATGCGGTGAAATCAAGAGTATTTAAATGTACAATCCTTCATCCTCATCTGCAGCTTCGATCGCCATCATGGCCGACAGTGTCCCCATGCGGATCATCCGCAATGCCTCCCGACCGTCAACACCCGTGCTAGGTAAGACCACTTAAGTGCTGCCCGCTCGAGTGAACTCACAACGCTAAAGTTCTCctttatgacccccccccccccccagtgatcATCAAGGTGCTCGTGTGCATCATTCCACTCGCTCAGATCATAATGGGTGAGTGACACTGCAACTCCCCCTCGAGTAGCCTTCAAGGCTTCAGTTCTTCTCCCGAGTTGTTCAAGTCAATAAGTATAACTAACCCCGGTGACATCAGGCGCGGTGCATCTAGACGACTGCCCCCGCCAGCACTACATTCCCATTTACCTGATCGTGGTGGGCATCTTTGCCATCATGCTGGTGGCGTGTGTATGCCTGCCCTGCGCCCGGGAGCCCAAAGACGGCCCCCCGAACCCGTTCTGCCGAATCAGCCTTGGCTGGAACGCTCTGTTGGCGGTGTTCCTCGTCGCCTGGTTTATCGCCGGTGAgtggcacaattttttttagcacTTTTAAGGCAAATCCACGCACAAGTTGACTGCTTGCTCGAGTGATACTTTGCAATTAGGGACCTAAGCTCATGTataagaccaaaacatttacTCGACTCAACTCAAcggtatttctagagcactgtaaaacaaccaccgctgtatacgaGAGCTCAGGCAGGTGCGTAGGGGCGGCGGAGATGGCAAGGTGGGGCGAGGCCAATTAAcacataatattcattcattcatcttcctaaccgcttgatcctcactcgggtcgcggggggtgctggagcccatcccagctgtctccgggcagtaggcgggggacaccctgaatcggttgccagccaatcgcagggcacacagagacgaacaaccattcgcactcacacccagggacaatttagagcgtccaatcagcctgtcatgcatgtttttggaatgtgggaggaaaccggagcacccggagaaaacccacgcacatgcaaactccacacagggaggccggagcaggaatcgaacccggtacctctgcactgcgatgccgaccactggactaccaggccgccctaacACATAATAGAATCTCTAAAAtatatagggagccagtgaaggggttATGTGCTCTCTGtaaagaggtgagcagcagcattatggagcaactggagatgcttcatggaggatggGCTGGCTCCAAAATCAAGTGCATTACAGCCATCCAGCCGAGATGAATTTCTGTTTCAAAttgctcttgagaaaggagaggttttacatgagccagctgcctaagatgaaagaagctgcatttaacaatggcaccaatttgccggtccaatttaaaatcattgtCCAATTCAAGACCcaagttcgagtctgttggcttaagataaggagccagTGGGCCCCAAGTCCGCAGGATGGGATGTCCAAGGGCCACCGAGACCAAAAACCGtcacttctgttttcttttcattgaaattcaagaaattcggtgccatccaggtcttgatttcaTCGAGCAATGCAGATTAATTTATTATtgtctttgttaaaaaaataaaaaaatcggaAGAGGACATTTGAATTATAAATCGCATCATaagatggagtttttttttttgtttgtttgcaacggccttcaccctgggcgggttgaaccggcttcttccttggcgcgcacgacatccctgatcatggcggcccaagcgcggcgatcctgtgccaggtcgaccgacagcttcagccagtcctggttccaccgtctcagacccaccaccaaggggccggaaagatacgcgaggtcttctttcatcgtggtggcccaggtcttgacttgtccaccacgccgcttgcgccaggctggcaaaggagcaggaaggagaacatccctgatcaactcgccctcctggtggcgtgccgcatgcccgaaccaacggagtcgacgttgcaggagacacgctggtaaggggctaaggtgcaggcagcgacgaaggtcagcagtgtcgacccggtccgatcggcggcggcggagaatacggcggacgcaatcgttatcaaagacttccagcttgcgctggtcagccactctcataggccaggtctcacagccataaagcaggatggtccgcacgatcgcctggtagacacgcccctttgtcactgccgagatctcgcgccgaccccacagatggcgttgtaggcgcacgaaggcggatctggcagccccgatgcgatgcacgacttctgcttctccttgccccgacggaaccacagagcagccgagatatgtgaaggaatcaacgttttccagggtcacgccctccagtgacagcgaccgttggtcagctgggttggtgagggaggacatgatcttggtcttcgaggcgttgatgcgcattccaacggtcagggccgttcgatggattttcatcagcgcgttttcaacttcctcgaacgtgtttccaagtagagcgatgtcatctgcgtatgccaggtccgacactgcgacatctcggccgaccctcactccctcaaagccatggagagcagtgttgagaatgtggtcgatggcatagttgaataaggttggtgagagcgcgcagccttgtcggacacccgaccgcacctcaaaggtttctgattcgctgccgtaggcccgcactcggactcgggttgaccggtagtagccctggatgagccgaagcagtttcacagggatcccgtcagccttcatgatcatccacaacacaccccggtcaactgaatcaaatgctgcggcaaagtcgatgaagcacacgactgttggttgttggtaggcccatcgttgctccaaggtgcgacgcaggctaaaaatctggtctacacatccccttccggggcgaaagccaccctgagttgggcgagtccggtggtcacgggccatctggaagcgtttcagcagaaggacgacgaattCGTCGTCATTCATAAGATGGAgggcttttaaaaaatatatttttcaaaatcgtcAGCTGTCCATATTCTTTCTTGTAGGTAACGTGTGGATCTACTCCATATACAAGCCCAACTACTACAAGAACGTCACCAGCGCTGAGCCCTACTGCGACAAAATACTCTACCTGTTTGCCTTCTGGACTACGACGCTGATCTACTGTACATCCTGGTGGTTCTGTTCGTGGTCGTCGGCTTCCTAGTCCTGGTGGGCCTTTACCTTTGCGGCCAGGCGGACCCCGACGACTACATCTAGAACTCTCAAATGACACCGGCTGCGGAGGTGGAGCCTGCCGCTGAGGCTGCTGTGTAATGGGCTGAGCCTTGACGACATCGTGACATTGTTTTTCGTAAGAACCGATGATAGTTCTGATTATACCGATCAGCGTTTTCAATGTTTATGATGTAATTTCTAAAGACGTGACACTTTTGTGGCAGTGTAAAGTAGTCAGAATCGAACTCggtaacctctgcactgtgaggtcgacctgctaaccactggcccaacGTGCCGGCTTAAttatgatatactgtattattcaagggtggcccggtagtccagtggttagcacgtcggcttcacagtgcagaggtaccgggttcgattccagctgcggcctccctgtgtggagtttgcatgttctccacgggcctgcgtgggttttctccgggtgctccggtttcctcccacattccaaaaacatgcatggtaggctgattggacgctctaaatttgtccctaggtgtgagtgtgagtgcgaatggttgttcgtttctgtgtgccctgcgattggctggcaaccgattcagggtgtcccccgcctactgcccgaagactgctgggataggctccagcacccccccgcgaccctagtgaggatcaagcggctcggaagatgaatgaatgaatgaatgtattattcAAATTCTGCAGGCTTGTTTAACTCTTTGTGGGTGCGTCAAATTTTGCCGGTGCATTCATTAGCgacaaaagtgagtacaccccCAAAGGATAAATTTGACCAATTTAGCCGTTCTGTCATGTAAATACTAAAATGTGAAATTAGCCAAGTGTAATTTCTTCTTGTGTTGTCCAATGAAAAGATATTGTGGAATATtcacctccacccccccaaaaaaatgtctgtccAAATTGAACAAACCTGTTACGTTGTTGATTGTCCACGTGTGAAATCAGGAAGTCTTGTACAGCTTTGAATAACGACAACTATGCTGATCTCCAATTATGATGTCAGAGCTCAAGTCAACATGCTTTGTTAAATAAAAGTACCGTATCGAAACGCACCATGCAAAGAAAGTCTGGAATCTGGTCTGGAATTTAAGACTCGTTCAAATCAAAACTCAGAACAGTCACTTGCCACTTGGACCAGAACAACAGCAACacatactttattattattattttttaaacacataatttacattcaaattaaacaatatACTCATGATGTACGCTTGAGTCAAATATAAAGCAATGAGAATCTTTGTGGGGTATTACATTATATTCGTGTTTGCGGTGTGTTTCCACTTCCCCCCCTTTGTTTGGTTGATTACGCTGTGCCGTCAGCATCCCTTGGCCGACAGGTTGGCGAGGGCCTTGGCGTGCACCGGCCTGTACAGGAGGGCGAAACTGGACGGGGTCAGGAGGCCTTTACCCTGGGCGTCCACTTTCCCCATGAGCACGTAGTTTTGTCCTGGAGAGAAACGGGGAGACGGCAATGATTGCTTCAACCAAAAGTTGTGCGGACCTTGGCAACGAACGAGTTAAAACTGCTGGAATTGACGTTGTGGCTTGAGCGCGGAGCGAAGATCGAATACTGTACGTGGCTAGCGGAGAATAAAGTCCTGCTTATCCGGGTAGCCTCTGTCAACAACGGGCAGAAGAGTGAACGAGATCAAATCCACGACACGTATTCTCGTCATACCTTTGGTCAGTCCCGGGGATCTCTTGCACGTGGTGTTCAGTTTGACGGTTGCGGCCTGTCCCGCTTTGCTGATCTTCAGTTTTCCTGGCTTATAGGCTTTAATGAGAGCCACTTCCAACGTGGCAGAACCTTTCGGACCAGGGATCACATCTGTCACCTTTCCCGCAACCACTACAAGGAAGCAAACGGCATGTTAGATTTTTAGAAGAGAGTTGACCGAGCcgtgtcgtgaccgaaagaacgagatcccggatacaagcggccgaaatgagttttctccgcagggtgtccgggctctcccttagagataaggtgagaagctcggtcatccgggaggggctccgagtcgagccgcttctcctccatatcgagaggagccagatgaggtggcttgggcatctgattcggatgcctcctgaacgcctccctggtgaggtgttccgggcatgtcccatcgggaggagaccccgaggaagaccaggacacgctggagagactatgtcacccagctggcctgggaacgcctcgggatcccccggggagagctggaagaagtagctagggagagggaagtctgggcttccctgctaaagctgctgcccccgcgacccggccccggataagcggtagaagatggatggatggatggatggattgaccaAGCCTGCAAGGGCTGGTCATGGTTTACCGAAGTCACTGGGGCAGAATCTGGACTGTAGAGTTCCTGTCCTCTTGTAGTTATGCTTGCACAAAGGGTTGAGTGGCAAAGCTGTGGGAGAAACACATCGCGATTAAGCGAGTTGGTCAACAATCGCGACGAGGCGTCAACTCACGTTTCTTGTTCGCCGTCGGCTTCTTTGGGACCACCTTGGGTTTCGGTGTCACTTTAGGTTTGGGGGAAGATTTGACGGACGGTTTTGTTTTAGGGGTGGGTTTCACTGGTTTGACGGCCAGTTTGGTTTTCGGGGTGGGTTTCGCCGGTTTGACGGTCGCTTTGGGAGTCGGTTTGGTCTTTGGTGCAGGCTTGCTTGTCGGTTTGTCGTCTTTGGTGACTTTGGGCTTGGGCGAAGGTTTTGTTCCGGGTTTGGGTATCGGCTTTTTCACAGGCATCTTGGGGGTGGGTTTAGCCTTATTGGGCTTGGTGGTCGGTTTACGCGGTGGAGGCTTTATTGGGATCTTAACGGTTGGTTTTTTAGCTGGTTTTGGGGTGGCTTTGGGACGGATGCTAGGCTTAGGCTTGGGTGTGGTTTTGGTGGTTTTGGGTGTGGTTTTGACCGGTTTGGCCGTCGTTTTGATGGGCCTCTTTGGCTTCGCGGACGGTGTCTGCGTGGTGGAGGGGGTTTCGGACCGATGGATGAAGTCTCCCCCGGGGGTGGGAGTCCGAGAGCCACGCGGCACGCTGTTATAGTGAGCCATGAAGCCATCTGAGGTCACGCTAAGGTCAGAGACAAACTGGACGAGGAGCTGATTGCCATT
This window of the Hippocampus zosterae strain Florida chromosome 1, ASM2543408v3, whole genome shotgun sequence genome carries:
- the LOC127599145 gene encoding transmembrane protein 272-like; the encoded protein is MADSVPMRIIRNASRPSTPVLVIIKVLVCIIPLAQIIMGAVHLDDCPRQHYIPIYLIVVGIFAIMLVACVCLPCAREPKDGPPNPFCRISLGWNALLAVFLVAWFIAGNVWIYSIYKPNYYKNVTSAEPYCDKILYLFAFWTTTLIYCTSWWFCSWSSAS
- the pcolceb gene encoding procollagen C-endopeptidase enhancer b — protein: MEVRVWTVCVLLALELGWTAAQSHTNYTRPVFKCGGHLVVDSGIVASEGFPSPYKANSKCTWYITVPEGHVVMLSFRLFDMEAEPTCRYDYLDVYNGHTRLVQKLGRFCGTFRPGAVISTSNTMMLDMVSDEATGGRGFLAYFRAGKPHVEENQFCGGRLTKSQGSIQTPNWPNSNYPAGISCSWYISVEPSNVIELKFEKLDLEPDTYCRYDYVALFNGGERDDSRRIGKFCGDRVPGAVVTNGNQLLVQFVSDLSVTSDGFMAHYNSVPRGSRTPTPGGDFIHRSETPSTTQTPSAKPKRPIKTTAKPVKTTPKTTKTTPKPKPSIRPKATPKPAKKPTVKIPIKPPPRKPTTKPNKAKPTPKMPVKKPIPKPGTKPSPKPKVTKDDKPTSKPAPKTKPTPKATVKPAKPTPKTKLAVKPVKPTPKTKPSVKSSPKPKVTPKPKVVPKKPTANKKPLPLNPLCKHNYKRTGTLQSRFCPSDFVVAGKVTDVIPGPKGSATLEVALIKAYKPGKLKISKAGQAATVKLNTTCKRSPGLTKGQNYVLMGKVDAQGKGLLTPSSFALLYRPVHAKALANLSAKGC